From the genome of Candidatus Methylopumilus rimovensis, one region includes:
- the lpdA gene encoding dihydrolipoyl dehydrogenase, with protein sequence MANTFQITVPDIGNFDSVEVIDVIVKVGDIIKKEDSLITVESDKASMDIPSTHEGKVTSIDLKVGDKVKQGSNILVIELNESNAKPQKAETKNEMKSEVKADIKKESPPKITSQAVTKKSDAVSTHETELVVLGSGPGGYTAAFRAADLGKKVILIERYDTLGGVCLNVGCIPSKALLHTAKVITEAEETAAHGVSFGEPYIDLEKIRHWKANDVVGKLTQGLSAMAKQRQVTVIQGVGEFTASHQIKVTKADGQTETIGFEHCIIAAGSQSTKFPGVKDDPRIMDSTGALELKDIPKRFLIVGGGIIGLEMGTVYDALGSKVSVVELSDGLIQGCDRDLVRPLQKRMEQRFEKIMLNTKVTSIEAKADGIHVGFESEGKSESQMYDRVLIAIGRRPNGKAIKAELAGVTVTDQGFIPVNKQMRTNVSHIFAIGDIVGQPMLAHKATHEGKVAAEVIAGHKVEFQALTIPSVAYTDPEVAWAGITELEAKQKNIDIEKASFPWAASGRALSNNRSEGTTKLIFDKETHRLIGAGITGVNAGELISETVLAIEMGADAHDLGLTIHPHPTLSETVCFAAEVKEGTITDLYIKKR encoded by the coding sequence ATGGCTAATACTTTTCAAATCACGGTACCTGATATCGGTAACTTCGATAGCGTTGAAGTCATCGATGTAATTGTTAAGGTTGGCGACATCATTAAAAAAGAAGATTCACTCATTACGGTTGAATCTGATAAAGCATCGATGGATATTCCATCCACACATGAAGGTAAAGTGACAAGCATTGATTTAAAAGTCGGCGACAAAGTAAAACAGGGTTCGAATATCCTTGTCATCGAATTAAATGAATCCAATGCAAAACCGCAAAAAGCTGAAACTAAAAATGAGATGAAGTCTGAAGTAAAGGCAGACATCAAAAAAGAATCCCCTCCTAAAATAACTTCACAAGCAGTCACAAAAAAATCGGATGCTGTATCGACACACGAAACTGAGCTCGTTGTTTTAGGCTCAGGCCCTGGTGGCTATACCGCTGCATTCCGTGCTGCTGACTTAGGTAAGAAAGTGATTCTCATTGAGAGATACGACACCTTGGGTGGTGTATGTCTTAATGTCGGTTGCATTCCATCCAAGGCACTTCTACACACCGCTAAAGTGATCACAGAGGCTGAAGAAACAGCAGCCCATGGTGTCTCTTTTGGCGAACCCTATATTGACCTAGAAAAAATTCGTCACTGGAAAGCCAATGATGTCGTCGGTAAATTGACGCAAGGTTTAAGTGCGATGGCAAAACAAAGACAAGTGACCGTGATTCAAGGTGTCGGTGAATTTACAGCATCGCATCAAATCAAAGTGACAAAAGCGGATGGCCAAACTGAAACGATAGGTTTTGAACACTGCATTATTGCAGCCGGTTCTCAATCCACAAAATTCCCAGGTGTGAAGGATGATCCTCGTATTATGGATTCGACGGGTGCATTGGAACTAAAAGACATTCCAAAACGTTTCCTCATTGTGGGTGGTGGCATCATTGGTTTAGAAATGGGTACCGTTTACGACGCTCTTGGAAGTAAAGTCAGTGTCGTTGAATTATCAGATGGTCTCATCCAAGGATGTGATCGTGATTTAGTGCGTCCATTACAAAAACGTATGGAGCAGCGCTTCGAAAAAATTATGCTCAATACCAAAGTCACATCGATTGAAGCAAAAGCTGACGGCATTCATGTCGGCTTTGAAAGCGAAGGTAAATCAGAATCTCAAATGTATGACCGCGTCCTCATTGCAATTGGGAGACGTCCAAATGGTAAAGCCATTAAAGCAGAACTCGCAGGGGTCACTGTCACGGACCAAGGATTTATTCCGGTCAATAAACAAATGCGAACGAATGTGTCGCACATCTTTGCGATTGGCGATATTGTAGGTCAACCGATGTTAGCTCACAAAGCAACGCACGAAGGTAAGGTGGCAGCGGAAGTCATTGCGGGACATAAAGTTGAATTCCAAGCGCTTACCATTCCATCTGTCGCGTATACCGATCCTGAAGTCGCATGGGCAGGTATCACTGAATTAGAAGCGAAACAAAAAAATATTGACATTGAAAAGGCAAGTTTCCCATGGGCCGCGAGTGGTCGCGCGCTATCTAATAATCGAAGCGAAGGGACCACTAAACTTATTTTTGATAAAGAAACACATCGATTGATTGGTGCAGGTATTACCGGTGTGAATGCAGGCGAACTTATTTCTGAAACAGTACTAGCCATTGAAATGGGTGCTGACGCACACGACCTTGGTTTAACGATTCATCCACATCCAACACTCTCTGAAACTGTGTGCTTCGCAGCAGAAGTTAAAGAAGGTACCATCACTGATCTTTATATTAAAAAACGCTAA
- a CDS encoding biotin--[acetyl-CoA-carboxylase] ligase codes for MQHNLVFKVLDVLSDGKFHSGESIAQTFDISRVSVWNAIKKAEEFGVEIYSVRGRGYKLIQPIMLLKKSTIEQVMGEIHHWFHLEIFDVMESTNSYLMEKASLGHPHASVAATHIQTKGRGRRGRSWQSALGESLTFSLLWRFNGGAATLSGLSLAVGVAIIRSLHRFGVLSAQLKWPNDVLIQDGSQYKKLAGILIELQGDMEGQSTAVIGIGINLKLSKKSLSQIDQPAIDLKSISVEDIDPNVLLGQILKDLADVLGQFNTSKFASLKEEWMSYHVYQHQIVTLSLGDGRSVTGLAQGVTDDGALMIENPSSGIETFSSGEITLRKA; via the coding sequence ATGCAACATAACCTCGTCTTTAAAGTGTTAGACGTTCTGTCTGATGGCAAATTTCACTCCGGTGAATCGATTGCGCAAACATTCGACATCTCTCGTGTGTCTGTCTGGAATGCCATTAAAAAAGCAGAGGAGTTCGGTGTAGAAATTTATTCTGTCCGTGGACGAGGTTACAAACTCATTCAGCCTATTATGCTTTTGAAAAAGTCCACCATTGAGCAGGTGATGGGGGAAATTCATCATTGGTTTCATCTAGAGATTTTCGATGTGATGGAGTCCACGAATAGTTATTTGATGGAAAAAGCTTCTTTAGGACATCCCCATGCATCGGTTGCGGCGACCCATATTCAAACCAAGGGTAGAGGTAGACGAGGCAGATCATGGCAATCAGCTTTAGGTGAAAGCTTAACGTTTTCACTCCTCTGGCGATTTAACGGAGGAGCGGCGACTCTTTCAGGCTTAAGTTTGGCTGTAGGGGTCGCGATCATTCGAAGCCTTCATCGCTTTGGTGTATTGAGCGCACAATTAAAATGGCCGAACGATGTATTGATTCAAGATGGATCGCAGTATAAAAAACTAGCGGGTATTTTGATTGAGCTTCAAGGTGATATGGAAGGGCAGAGTACTGCTGTGATTGGTATTGGTATTAATTTAAAGCTATCTAAAAAAAGTTTAAGTCAAATAGATCAGCCGGCGATTGATTTAAAAAGTATAAGTGTGGAGGATATTGATCCTAATGTATTATTGGGCCAGATCTTAAAGGATTTGGCGGACGTATTAGGCCAATTTAATACATCTAAGTTTGCATCTTTAAAAGAAGAGTGGATGAGCTATCACGTTTACCAGCACCAGATTGTGACCTTGTCTCTCGGAGATGGCAGATCTGTGACAGGTTTAGCACAAGGTGTCACTGATGATGGTGCGCTTATGATTGAAAACCCATCCAGTGGTATTGAAACATTCTCATCGGGTGAAATTACATTAAGAAAAGCATAA
- a CDS encoding type III pantothenate kinase, protein MFLLIDIGNTKTKWMLRDQGKVYQEDSFLTEDIDQDHFLLSDKIQKIFISNVAGFEKEAILKIKLKKFSCPVEFVETPKKWKHLLNIYEDSSSLGVDRWLSALSVSNSIEKATVIVSVGTAVTIDYLSFDKKEHQYTFEGGVILPGLHLTKKVLSQNTARLKNDEGVFQVPATNTANAIQSGFILSVLGNVKSLFDLAWSKSKDVKIILSGGDAEYIYQHLSEDLKSHTIIRKDLVLDGLFVLAKH, encoded by the coding sequence ATGTTTCTACTGATTGATATAGGTAATACAAAAACAAAATGGATGCTTCGTGACCAAGGAAAAGTCTATCAAGAGGATTCATTTTTAACAGAAGATATCGATCAAGATCACTTCTTGTTGAGTGACAAGATCCAAAAAATATTCATTTCAAATGTCGCTGGCTTTGAAAAAGAAGCGATATTAAAAATTAAACTTAAAAAATTTTCATGCCCTGTTGAGTTTGTGGAGACACCAAAAAAATGGAAACATCTTTTGAATATCTATGAAGATAGCTCATCCCTTGGTGTTGATCGTTGGCTATCTGCATTGAGTGTATCTAATAGCATAGAAAAAGCTACCGTGATTGTCTCGGTGGGGACTGCGGTGACGATTGATTATCTGAGTTTTGATAAAAAAGAGCATCAATATACATTTGAAGGTGGTGTGATCCTCCCAGGACTTCATCTTACAAAAAAGGTTTTATCTCAAAATACAGCGCGTTTAAAAAATGATGAGGGTGTATTTCAAGTACCAGCCACCAATACAGCCAATGCGATTCAATCTGGATTTATTTTAAGCGTTTTAGGTAATGTTAAATCTCTCTTTGATTTAGCATGGTCGAAGTCTAAAGATGTAAAGATTATTTTAAGTGGCGGGGATGCTGAGTATATTTATCAGCATTTAAGTGAAGATTTAAAGAGTCACACCATCATTAGAAAAGATTTAGTGCTCGATGGACTTTTTGTTCTAGCGAAGCATTAA